The Cellulophaga sp. RHA19 genome includes the window CATTTGCTCAGACTCCATAAAAATAACAGGGTCATCATCTTGTATAGCTGCTTTTAATAAGCCTTTTGCATCCATAGGATTAGACGGGACAACAACTTTTAAACCAGGACAATTAGCAAACCAGCTCTCAAAAGCTTGTGAGTGAGTAGCAGCTAACTGGCCAGCAGAAGCAGTAGGACCACGAAAAACTATAGGACAATTAAATTGCCCACCAGACATTTGTCTAATTTTTGCAGCATTATTTATTATTTGGTCTATACCAACCAAAGAAAAGTTAAATGTCATAAACTCCACTATAGGTCTATTTCCGTTCATTGCAGAACCAATAGCTATACCAGCAAAGCCTAATTCAGAAATTGGAGTATCTATTACTCTTTTAGCGCCAAATTCATCTAACATACCTTTAGATGCTTTGTAAGCACCATTATACTCAGCTACTTCTTCACCCATCAAATAGATAGATTCATCTTTTCGCATCTCTTCAGACATAGCCTCAGCAATAGCCTCTCTAAACTGTAATGTTTTCATTTACGTGGAATAAATTAATATAATGATAAAAACGCTAGCAAAAATAGGAAATAATCTTTCAATTACAGTTAACATACTGGCAAAAAAACGATAAAATTTATTATGCATGCATAGTAAATTACAAATTTTATTGGTATCTTAGCCAAGTTATTATAAAATTGATAAAAGATGAAAATATTAGTCTGCATAAGTAACGTACCAGACACTACTTCTAAAATTAACTTTACAGAAGGAGATACTAAGTTTGATACAAACGGTGTACAATTTGTAATTAATCCAAATGATGAATTTGGTCTTACAAGAGCAATGTGGTTTAAAGAAAAACAAGGAGCAACTGTACATGTTGTGAACGTTGGTACCGCAACAACAGAACCTACAATAAGAAAAGCATTAGCAATTGGCGCTGATGAAGCAATACGTGTTAACGCAGAACCTACTGATGGTTTTTTTGTAGCACAACAACTAGCCGAAGTAATTAAAAACGGAAGTTACGATCTTGTAATTGCAGGTCGTGAGTCTATTGACTATAATGGAGGTATGGTACCAGGTATGATTGCCACATTATTAGATATGAACTTTGTAAATACTTGTACCGGCTTAGAGATTGATGGCGATACTGTTACAGCTACTAGAGAAATAGATGGTGGTAAAGAAAAAATAAGCACGTCATTACCTTTAGTTATAGGCGGACAAAAAGGTTTAGTTGAAGAAAGCGATTTAAGGATACCTAATAT containing:
- a CDS encoding pyruvate dehydrogenase complex E1 component subunit beta: MKTLQFREAIAEAMSEEMRKDESIYLMGEEVAEYNGAYKASKGMLDEFGAKRVIDTPISELGFAGIAIGSAMNGNRPIVEFMTFNFSLVGIDQIINNAAKIRQMSGGQFNCPIVFRGPTASAGQLAATHSQAFESWFANCPGLKVVVPSNPMDAKGLLKAAIQDDDPVIFMESEQMYGDKGEVPEGEYTLPLGVADIKREGTDVTIVSFGKIIKEAYTAADELAKEGISCEIIDLRTVKPLDYDAVLKSVKKTNRLVVLEEAWPFGNIATEITYHIQSNAFDYLDAPVERINTADTPAPYSPVLLEEWLPNHTDVIKAVKKVLYK
- a CDS encoding electron transfer flavoprotein subunit beta/FixA family protein → MKILVCISNVPDTTSKINFTEGDTKFDTNGVQFVINPNDEFGLTRAMWFKEKQGATVHVVNVGTATTEPTIRKALAIGADEAIRVNAEPTDGFFVAQQLAEVIKNGSYDLVIAGRESIDYNGGMVPGMIATLLDMNFVNTCTGLEIDGDTVTATREIDGGKEKISTSLPLVIGGQKGLVEESDLRIPNMRGIMMARKKALTVVEPTGADAATNDVSFDKPAAKGAVKLVDADNIDELINLLHNEAKAI